The genomic stretch GCCTCATCGGACAGCACTGAAGTATCCACCGCAGTAACACCACAGCGGTGGATCGCGCTCAATGCCCTTAATCCGGCCGACTACTTCATGGTGTCCACGTAGTCAGGGCGGTTGCAAAGTCCCGGTGAGTGCGTGAGCGTGCAGGCCACGGTGGTATGACGTGGCCGGCTGGAGTGCCACGAACGCAACGAAGCTCCGGTTGATGCCGGTGACCGATCACGTCACCTGCACCGCCCGGAGCTTCGATGTGGGCAGCTGCCGGCAGTCGCTCACCCCGTCATCGGTTGCTCTTCCTGATGCTCACGCGGTGAACGATCCGACCGGCGCCCTCCGGCAGTTCGGTAGCGGAGTGGAACGCGATCTTGGTCTTCCACATCACAAGGTCGCCCTGGGTCCACTTGTGGCGATAGATGTTCTCGGGATTGCCCAGGAATTCCTCAATTGCACCGAACCAGCGCTTGTTGTCGTTCGCGTCGAACTGGTCGACCGCCTCGGTGTAGCCGGATGACCCGTACGCGTAACGCTGTCCGGTCGGCTCGTCGACCGGCGTGAGCGGATGCACGGCGGGCGGATATTCCTTGTCGACGGCGGCGCGGAACTCCGGCAGAGACAGCCCGACATGCTCGGGACGCATCCGGAAACGACGGCTGTGAAGGTGAGTCGCGGTAGCCTGCCCGGCCTTCTCGCGGAGGTCGGCCGGCAGCGCTTCCAGCACGTTGATCGCGCTGGCGAACAGGGTGTCGCCGTGACCTTCGGGCACCTGGACTCCCTGCAGGAGGGTGTATTCCGGCGGGTCGGGGAGGTAGGTCGAGTCCTGGTGCCAGAAGTTGCCCACGCGCGCGACGCCGATGGGCTTGCCGTCCTTGACCACGTTGGACGAGATCATCAGCTCCGGATAGTCCGGGTGGCGGTACCTGCTGATGTTGAACGGGACCGGCTGCCCGATCTTCCGGGCGAACTCGATCTGCTGCTCGGGGCTCAGCGGAGTCTGGCGGATGACCACCAGGTGCGAGGTCTCCAGGGCGTCGACGACGTCCGAGACGGTCGTCGCATCGGTCAGTGCCTCTGCGGTCAGTCCGCGGTACTCGGTACCGAACCCGTCGGAGATCGACGACTTGGACACGGTTGTTGCGCCCATGAGTGGTTCCTTTCTTTCGTGGCGACGGTCAGGTCGGTGAAGGGGGTGGCGGGACGGTGCTCCCGACGGTGGGGGCAGGCGTCATGGACCGCCTCGGAGAGCGGCATGACGGCGCACCGGGCACGGATCGCGCCGGCCGTGCTCACCCCGCGGAGTCCGGAGCGACGGTGGACACCAGCTGTGCGACGAGCGTGCGCTTGAGGACTTTTCCGCTCGGCCCCAACGGGAGGGTCTCGGCGAACTCGACGCGGCGCGGGTACTTGTACGAGGCGAAGCGCTGCCTGCCCCATTCGACGATCTTGTCGCCGACCTCGGGTGTGGCTTCCTCCGGCCGGGACGGCACGACGACCGCCCACACCTCCTCCCCCAGCACGGGGTGGGGGACGCCGATGACCGCCACCTGGGACACGGCCGGATGTCCGACGAGGGCCTCCTCGATCTCACGCGGGTAGACGTTGTAGCCCCCGCGGAGGATCAGGTCCTTCTTCCGGCCCACCACCGAGAGGTAGCCGTCCTCGTCCAGCCTGCCGAGATCTCCGCTGCGGAACCAGCCGTCGACGATGACCTCGGCGGTGATGTCCGGCCGGCCGAGGTAGCCCGCCATCACGTTGTCGCCGCGCACCACGATCTCGCCCGTCTCGCCCACCGGCAGGAGTTCGATGCCGGCGGTGTTCGGCCGGGCTATCCCCACGGTGACGTTGTCGAGGGGAACACCGACCGTCCCGGGGCGGCAGACGATTCCGGGGTGGTTGTAGGAGACGCTGGTCGAGGTCTCGGTCAGCCCGTAGCCCTCGTACACGGGGCAGGCGAAGACGCGCTGCACATCGTGGAACGTCTTGACCGGCAGCGCCGATCCGCCGCTGTAGAGCCGGTCGATCCGGGGAACCGCCCCGCCCTTGTCCACCGCGTCGAGCAACCCGAAGTACATCGTGGGCACACCCATGAACACCGTGCACCGGTGCTCTTGCATCAGCTTGAGGGCCTCGGCGCCGGAGAACCGAGGCATCATCACCATGGTGATCCCGGCGTGGAAGCCGGTCAGCATGGAGCAGATCTGCCCGAAGCTGTGCGGCAGCGGCAGCCCCCCGAGCAGTACGTCGTCGCTGCGGAACGCGAACGGGGTGGCGGCCATGGTGTGGACGTTGTGCAGGATGTTGCGGTGGGTGAGCGTCACGCCTTTCGGCTTGCCGGTCGTGCCGGACGTGTAGAAGACGACAGCTGCGTCGTCCGGCTCGCGCGCGACGAAGTCGTCGAGCGGCGCCGTGTGCCGTGCCGCCTCCTCCAGGTCGACGGCGCCCTCCTGGGGCGTGCCGACCGTCAGCAGCAGGGTGCCCAGCGGCTGGGCGGCCTCTCGCGCCGGGCCGATCAACGAATCCGCGCACACCAGGAAACGCATGTCGGCGTCAGTGAGTACGTGCGTGATCTCCGCTGCCGTCGACCTGACGTTCAGCGGGATCACGACGGCGCCCGCCGCCAGCACGCCGAAGTACACGAGAGGGAACTGCGGGTCGTCCACCACGAGCATGGCGACCCCGTCGCCGGGCCGGACCCCGTTCTCGCGCAGGACGCGCGCGTAGCGGCGCGCCCGCTCCCACAGCCACGCGTAGCCGAAGTGCTCGGACTCATGGATCAGGGCCGGGTGAGCGGGCCGCCGGACCGCCGTGTCCGCCAGCACGGCCGCGACCGAACCGGTCAGCGCGCTCTTCTTCTGCGCCGCCGCTGTGTTCCTGCTCAACTCGTCTTCTCCCACGGATGCCGAAGGAATGCGGCCGGCACGGGCACGGTCATGCACCATGCCGGTCGCTCGCCGTCGCGATGTCCAGCTCTTTCCAGATGCCGCCCAGCACGTGGGCGAGGTTCTCGACGTCCTTCGGGTCGTGCACCGGGGACGGCGTGATCCTGAGGAGTTCCTCACCGGCAGGCACGTCGGGGGAGGCGATCGACTGGACGTAGATCCCGTGCCGGTCCAACAGCATTTCGGACGCCCGTCGGCAGGCCTCGCTGTCCCCCACGAGGGCGGAGACGATGTGCGAGTCGGTCGACAGACACGGGATGCCGGCCTCACCGAGCAGACGGTGCAGCAGTCGCGCGTTCTCCGACAGAGCCGTCCGCTCAGCCTCGGACGCCCTCAGATGACGGACCGACTCGAGCGCGCCGGCCGCGATCGCCGGCGGCAGCGAGGTGGTGAAGATGAACGAGCGCGACAAGGTGCGGACCGTGTCGATGAGTGCGGCCGGTCCGGTGATGTATCCGCCCATCACGCCGTAACCCTTGCCCAGGGTGCCCATCACAACCGTGAACTTGTCCGCAAGGCCTTCACGCGCGGCAATTCCGGCGCCCTGGGGGCCGTACATGCCGACCGCGTGGACTTCGTCGATGTACGTCGTGGCCCCGTACCTGGACGCAAGCTCGGATATCTCGGCCACCGGCGCGATGTCACCCAGCATCGAATGGACGCTTTCCATCGCGATCAGCTTCGGACGGTCAGCGGGCGCCGCCGCCAGGAGCTCTTCCAGGTGAGCAACATCATTGTGGCGGTAAATGTACTTCTCCGCCCCACTGTGGCGGATTCCGTCGATGATCGACGCGTGATTCCTCG from Streptomyces roseochromogenus subsp. oscitans DS 12.976 encodes the following:
- a CDS encoding TauD/TfdA dioxygenase family protein, whose amino-acid sequence is MGATTVSKSSISDGFGTEYRGLTAEALTDATTVSDVVDALETSHLVVIRQTPLSPEQQIEFARKIGQPVPFNISRYRHPDYPELMISSNVVKDGKPIGVARVGNFWHQDSTYLPDPPEYTLLQGVQVPEGHGDTLFASAINVLEALPADLREKAGQATATHLHSRRFRMRPEHVGLSLPEFRAAVDKEYPPAVHPLTPVDEPTGQRYAYGSSGYTEAVDQFDANDNKRWFGAIEEFLGNPENIYRHKWTQGDLVMWKTKIAFHSATELPEGAGRIVHRVSIRKSNR
- a CDS encoding long-chain-fatty-acid--CoA ligase, with amino-acid sequence MSRNTAAAQKKSALTGSVAAVLADTAVRRPAHPALIHESEHFGYAWLWERARRYARVLRENGVRPGDGVAMLVVDDPQFPLVYFGVLAAGAVVIPLNVRSTAAEITHVLTDADMRFLVCADSLIGPAREAAQPLGTLLLTVGTPQEGAVDLEEAARHTAPLDDFVAREPDDAAVVFYTSGTTGKPKGVTLTHRNILHNVHTMAATPFAFRSDDVLLGGLPLPHSFGQICSMLTGFHAGITMVMMPRFSGAEALKLMQEHRCTVFMGVPTMYFGLLDAVDKGGAVPRIDRLYSGGSALPVKTFHDVQRVFACPVYEGYGLTETSTSVSYNHPGIVCRPGTVGVPLDNVTVGIARPNTAGIELLPVGETGEIVVRGDNVMAGYLGRPDITAEVIVDGWFRSGDLGRLDEDGYLSVVGRKKDLILRGGYNVYPREIEEALVGHPAVSQVAVIGVPHPVLGEEVWAVVVPSRPEEATPEVGDKIVEWGRQRFASYKYPRRVEFAETLPLGPSGKVLKRTLVAQLVSTVAPDSAG
- the hemA gene encoding 5-aminolevulinate synthase, which translates into the protein MNLHLESYPKGTTGAASSGRRIEHMQVGRRFGMFPQATASQDGVDSQIQVWCSNDYLGMGQNPRVAEAMKAAIDNHGVGSGGSRNIGGTNQFHVLLEAELADLHGKEAALIFASGYTANDGALTVLAGTPKDTIVFSDARNHASIIDGIRHSGAEKYIYRHNDVAHLEELLAAAPADRPKLIAMESVHSMLGDIAPVAEISELASRYGATTYIDEVHAVGMYGPQGAGIAAREGLADKFTVVMGTLGKGYGVMGGYITGPAALIDTVRTLSRSFIFTTSLPPAIAAGALESVRHLRASEAERTALSENARLLHRLLGEAGIPCLSTDSHIVSALVGDSEACRRASEMLLDRHGIYVQSIASPDVPAGEELLRITPSPVHDPKDVENLAHVLGGIWKELDIATASDRHGA